A single Carnobacterium inhibens subsp. inhibens DSM 13024 DNA region contains:
- a CDS encoding HD domain-containing protein has translation MLTDLQKKIIEHTEDYVYKLLKDDASGHDWWHIHRVRNLAKSIAKQERKEINFFICEMAALLHDVADEKMNKTEADGEKKVRSWLSTHPITEEETEQIMDIILHMSYKGGTNKTKLTSIEGKIIQDADRLDAIGAIGIARTMAYSGSKNRLIHDPEKKPREHLTIEDYRSGEDTAIMHFYEKLLKLREEMNTTPGKKLAEQRHAFMEHYLSEFYAEWDGDR, from the coding sequence ATGTTAACAGATTTACAAAAAAAAATTATTGAACATACAGAAGACTATGTATATAAATTATTAAAAGATGATGCTAGCGGTCATGATTGGTGGCATATTCATCGAGTCAGAAATTTAGCAAAAAGTATTGCAAAACAAGAACGTAAAGAAATAAATTTCTTTATTTGCGAGATGGCGGCTCTTTTACATGATGTGGCTGATGAAAAAATGAATAAAACAGAAGCTGATGGGGAGAAGAAAGTTAGAAGTTGGCTTTCAACTCATCCTATAACTGAAGAAGAAACAGAACAAATAATGGATATCATTCTTCACATGTCATACAAAGGTGGGACAAATAAAACTAAATTGACTTCAATAGAAGGAAAAATTATTCAAGATGCAGATAGATTGGATGCAATAGGAGCAATTGGGATCGCTAGAACAATGGCCTATTCAGGTTCAAAAAATCGATTGATACATGATCCGGAAAAAAAACCACGTGAACATCTTACTATTGAAGATTATCGTTCTGGAGAAGATACAGCTATTATGCATTTTTATGAAAAATTGTTAAAACTAAGGGAAGAAATGAATACAACTCCTGGGAAAAAGTTAGCAGAACAAAGACATGCTTTTATGGAACACTATTTATCAGAATTTTATGCTGAATGGGATGGGGACAGGTAA
- a CDS encoding GNAT family N-acetyltransferase yields MNRMENIILREATVGDVSMIEDYIIEKNPYTVMPMVGMTESLHENEKYPILILDQDTMVGFFILQTGNSVLNYVSNPNAILLKAHSVDKRYQKQGYGKASMEKLPEYIKERFSSINEIVLLIDYDNISGQMMYLKSGFKDTKKKVKEADGYKFVYSKILEGSLV; encoded by the coding sequence ATGAATAGGATGGAAAATATTATACTAAGAGAAGCAACAGTAGGCGATGTTTCTATGATAGAAGATTATATAATAGAAAAAAATCCTTACACAGTGATGCCTATGGTCGGTATGACTGAAAGTTTACATGAAAATGAAAAATACCCTATCTTGATCTTAGACCAAGATACGATGGTAGGTTTCTTTATCCTTCAAACAGGAAATTCGGTATTAAACTATGTCTCAAATCCCAATGCTATTCTTTTAAAAGCCCATTCGGTCGATAAACGGTATCAAAAGCAAGGATACGGAAAAGCTTCAATGGAAAAACTACCGGAGTATATAAAAGAGCGGTTTTCTTCTATTAATGAAATTGTTTTGTTGATTGATTACGATAACATCAGTGGACAAATGATGTATTTAAAATCAGGATTCAAAGATACTAAAAAGAAAGTAAAGGAAGCAGATGGGTATAAGTTTGTTTACTCAAAAATACTTGAGGGCAGTCTAGTTTAA
- the thiT gene encoding energy-coupled thiamine transporter ThiT, which translates to MSSMRLRVWIEGTIVAALAIVLSLIPTNIGTGFTISLGMIPLTLFAFRYGFIAASASGFLWGVLHFLVGNASILHPLQGFIEYFVAFAFVGFAGLVSRPIQRSFKENKKLKQYQLIVFGTILGTVARFFWHFIAGYYFWGSYAPEGMNPIWYSFIANGGSALVTGIVTSVVLIIIAKTTPMLFLPKSKH; encoded by the coding sequence TTGAGTAGTATGAGGTTACGTGTTTGGATAGAAGGGACGATAGTTGCCGCTTTAGCAATTGTGTTATCTTTGATTCCAACCAATATTGGAACAGGATTTACAATTTCGTTAGGGATGATTCCGTTAACGTTGTTTGCATTTAGGTATGGTTTTATAGCAGCGTCTGCATCAGGATTTTTATGGGGAGTATTGCATTTCTTAGTTGGAAACGCTAGTATATTGCATCCATTACAAGGATTTATAGAATATTTTGTTGCTTTTGCTTTTGTTGGTTTTGCAGGTCTGGTAAGCAGACCTATCCAACGATCTTTTAAAGAAAATAAAAAACTAAAGCAATATCAATTAATTGTCTTTGGAACGATATTAGGAACAGTAGCTCGTTTCTTCTGGCACTTTATTGCAGGGTATTATTTTTGGGGAAGTTATGCTCCAGAAGGAATGAATCCTATTTGGTATTCATTTATTGCGAACGGTGGAAGTGCACTCGTTACTGGAATAGTAACAAGCGTTGTATTAATCATCATAGCTAAAACGACTCCAATGTTGTTTTTACCAAAAAGTAAACATTAA
- the cls gene encoding cardiolipin synthase, whose product MQIITYILLGFFFLNIVFAVITVFREKRDIAATWAWLLVLILLPGIGFIFYLFIGKKLTREKIFDIKSQENIGMPELVQAQKEMLAEDENLLSAKQATENAKEMASLFLESDESILTKGNKIELFTDGAQKFNSLIEDISKAEHHIHMIYYIIHNDKIGKRVLKVLEERAAAGVDVLVIYDALGSRSLKPNFFKKLKKLGGKAEPFFGSKFPLINLRFNYRNHRKIVIIDGKIGYTGGFNVGDEYLGEYKKFGYWRDTHLKIQGNAVLALQSRFLMDWNAAVPKHKLEYEENFFPLIDKKGHTNVQVVSSGPDSDLEQIKKGYIKMISMAKESVFIQTPYFVPDDSVLESIQIAIMSGIDVKIMIPNKPDHPFIYRATMYYAEAMAAVGAEVYIYDNGFLHAKTVVVDGDICSIGTANFDIRSFKLNFEVNVFIYDAKIAQQQQNFFYEDMKKSYLLTKEIIDNKSKWMKFKQTFSRLFSPIL is encoded by the coding sequence ATGCAGATTATCACATACATACTTTTGGGTTTTTTCTTTTTAAATATCGTTTTTGCTGTCATTACGGTTTTTCGTGAGAAACGAGATATTGCTGCTACTTGGGCATGGTTGCTTGTGTTGATTCTTTTACCAGGAATTGGATTCATTTTTTATTTGTTTATTGGGAAAAAATTGACCCGTGAAAAGATATTTGATATCAAGTCTCAAGAAAATATAGGAATGCCAGAGCTCGTACAAGCTCAAAAAGAAATGTTAGCAGAGGATGAAAATTTATTATCTGCTAAACAAGCTACTGAAAACGCAAAAGAAATGGCAAGTTTATTTTTAGAAAGTGACGAATCAATTTTAACTAAAGGAAATAAAATTGAATTGTTCACTGATGGAGCACAGAAATTTAATTCTTTAATAGAAGATATTTCTAAAGCGGAGCATCACATTCATATGATCTATTATATTATCCATAACGATAAAATAGGGAAACGTGTTCTTAAAGTCTTAGAAGAACGTGCAGCTGCTGGAGTTGATGTTTTAGTTATTTATGATGCTTTAGGTTCTCGATCGTTAAAGCCTAATTTTTTTAAAAAATTAAAAAAATTAGGTGGCAAAGCTGAACCTTTCTTTGGTTCAAAATTTCCATTGATTAATTTACGTTTTAACTACCGCAATCACCGTAAAATTGTGATTATTGATGGGAAAATTGGGTATACTGGCGGTTTCAACGTTGGAGATGAGTATTTAGGCGAGTATAAGAAATTTGGCTATTGGAGAGATACCCATTTAAAAATTCAAGGAAATGCTGTCCTAGCATTACAAAGTCGATTTTTAATGGATTGGAATGCAGCAGTTCCTAAACATAAATTGGAATATGAAGAAAATTTCTTCCCTTTAATTGATAAAAAAGGGCATACGAACGTACAAGTCGTTTCGAGTGGCCCAGATTCAGATCTTGAGCAAATCAAAAAGGGTTATATTAAGATGATCAGTATGGCTAAAGAGTCTGTTTTTATTCAAACGCCTTATTTTGTTCCAGATGATTCAGTATTGGAATCTATTCAAATTGCTATAATGTCTGGGATTGATGTTAAAATCATGATACCGAATAAACCAGATCATCCATTTATTTATCGGGCTACCATGTATTATGCTGAAGCTATGGCAGCAGTTGGTGCAGAAGTATATATTTACGATAATGGATTTTTACATGCAAAAACAGTAGTTGTGGATGGAGATATCTGTTCGATTGGGACAGCTAATTTTGATATCCGTAGTTTTAAATTAAATTTTGAAGTAAATGTTTTTATCTATGATGCTAAGATTGCTCAGCAACAGCAAAATTTCTTTTATGAAGATATGAAGAAAAGCTATCTACTGACAAAAGAAATCATTGATAATAAATCTAAATGGATGAAATTTAAACAAACTTTTTCTAGATTATTTTCTCCAATTCTATAA
- a CDS encoding betaine/proline/choline family ABC transporter ATP-binding protein (Members of the family are the ATP-binding subunit of ABC transporters for substrates such as betaine, L-proline or other amino acids, choline, carnitine, etc. The substrate specificity is best determined from the substrate-binding subunit, rather than this subunit, as it interacts with the permease subunit and not with substrate directly.), with protein MSVLIEFKDVSKVYKGGKKAVDAINLTFNDGEFIVFIGTSGSGKTTSMRMINRMIEPTSGQILINGEDIMKKDPVQLRRKIGYVIQQIGLMPHMTIYDNIVMVPKLLKWSEDKQRESAERLLEKVDLPKDFLERYPAELSGGQQQRIGVIRALAANQDVILMDEPFGALDPITRDALQELVKELQEEMGKTFIFVTHDMDEALKLADRIVIMQNGRVVQFDTPDNILAEPANQFVEDFIGEDRLIQARPNIQTVDQVMIKNPISVTPGKSLSEAIRLMRDKRVDSLFVTDDSGVLKGYVDIERIDRNRKRATSVGDIMMDKVYFVREGTLLRDTVQRILKRGFKNIPVVDNKDRLIGLVTRTSLVDVVYDTIWGEEEDITSGNVFETTTPNESNE; from the coding sequence GTGAGTGTATTGATAGAATTTAAAGATGTTTCAAAAGTATATAAAGGTGGGAAAAAAGCAGTCGACGCTATTAACCTTACATTTAATGATGGAGAATTTATTGTGTTTATCGGTACAAGTGGAAGTGGGAAAACGACTTCTATGCGAATGATCAATCGTATGATTGAGCCGACATCAGGACAAATTTTAATTAATGGGGAAGATATTATGAAAAAAGACCCTGTTCAATTAAGACGTAAAATCGGTTATGTTATCCAACAAATTGGGTTAATGCCTCATATGACAATTTATGACAATATTGTCATGGTTCCTAAATTATTAAAGTGGTCTGAAGATAAACAACGAGAATCAGCTGAACGACTACTTGAAAAAGTAGATTTACCAAAAGACTTTTTGGAACGTTACCCAGCAGAACTTTCTGGTGGACAGCAACAAAGAATTGGTGTTATTCGTGCTTTGGCTGCGAACCAAGATGTTATATTAATGGATGAACCTTTTGGAGCACTAGATCCTATTACTAGAGATGCTTTACAAGAATTAGTGAAAGAATTACAAGAAGAGATGGGAAAAACGTTTATTTTTGTTACCCATGACATGGATGAAGCTTTAAAGCTGGCTGACCGCATTGTGATTATGCAAAATGGTCGTGTCGTTCAATTTGATACGCCGGATAATATACTAGCTGAACCGGCTAATCAGTTTGTTGAAGATTTTATCGGTGAGGACCGATTGATTCAAGCAAGACCAAATATTCAAACGGTAGACCAAGTTATGATAAAAAATCCTATCTCTGTAACTCCTGGAAAATCTCTTTCAGAAGCGATTCGTTTGATGAGAGATAAACGAGTCGACTCCCTATTTGTCACGGATGACTCTGGTGTCTTAAAGGGATATGTTGATATAGAAAGAATCGATCGTAATCGTAAACGGGCTACAAGTGTAGGAGATATTATGATGGATAAAGTTTATTTTGTTCGAGAAGGTACTCTTTTAAGAGATACTGTTCAAAGAATTTTAAAACGTGGATTTAAAAATATCCCAGTCGTGGATAATAAAGATCGGTTGATTGGTTTAGTCACTCGTACGTCACTCGTAGATGTGGTTTACGATACAATATGGGGTGAGGAAGAAGATATTACAAGTGGAAATGTTTTTGAAACGACCACTCCTAACGAGAGTAATGAATAG
- a CDS encoding ABC transporter permease, with product MAEFFATNGSDLLLKTWEHFYISAFALALGVIVAVPLGVLLTRFEKSAKFIIGLATILQTVPSLALLALMIPLFGIGKVPAIVALFIYSLLPILRNTYIGMNGVDTNLRDAGKGMGMTSLQLIKNVELPQAAPVIMAGIRLSGVYVISWAALASYIGAGGLGDFIFNGLNLFIPSLIIGGTIPVTILALLTDFVLGKLEKKVTPRTVQGNE from the coding sequence ATGGCTGAATTTTTTGCAACAAATGGCTCTGATTTACTCCTGAAAACGTGGGAACATTTCTACATTTCAGCATTTGCTTTGGCGTTAGGTGTTATTGTGGCTGTCCCTTTAGGAGTATTATTAACAAGATTTGAAAAAAGTGCTAAGTTTATTATCGGCTTAGCAACAATTTTACAAACTGTCCCTTCTTTAGCACTACTAGCTTTAATGATTCCTCTATTTGGAATTGGAAAGGTGCCTGCAATCGTTGCATTATTTATCTATTCTTTATTACCTATTTTAAGAAACACTTATATAGGAATGAATGGAGTAGATACTAATTTAAGGGACGCAGGTAAAGGAATGGGAATGACCAGTCTACAGTTGATAAAAAATGTCGAATTACCTCAAGCCGCACCGGTTATTATGGCAGGAATTCGCTTGTCAGGTGTTTACGTTATCTCATGGGCTGCATTAGCTTCTTATATTGGTGCTGGGGGATTAGGTGATTTTATCTTTAATGGATTAAATCTTTTTATTCCTAGTTTGATTATTGGCGGAACCATACCTGTAACCATTCTTGCATTATTGACAGATTTTGTACTAGGAAAATTAGAAAAAAAAGTAACGCCTAGAACTGTGCAAGGAAATGAATAG
- a CDS encoding osmoprotectant ABC transporter substrate-binding protein, whose translation MKKIQKIAALFMAAIVLSSCSLPGLGSGFNEEGITITGGSTTEQQIIGYIVEGMVEHYIDIDAQIVNNLGSSSLNHQALVGGDANVAAIKYTGTSLTGELGRDPITDPEKALELVVDGFAAEFNQKWFPTYGFANTYAFMVTQELADQYNLVTISDLEDVAGELNAGVDSSWIQREGDGYAAFLDTYGFDFNRVYPMQIGLVYNALQAGEMDVVLGYSTDGRIKSYDLVVLEDDKQLFPPYDASPVATFEVLEAYPELNEVLSKLQNSITDEKMQELNYISDNNLIEPKVVADDFLKENNYFESVEVNEGGGE comes from the coding sequence ATGAAGAAAATTCAAAAAATTGCTGCCCTTTTTATGGCAGCGATAGTATTAAGCAGTTGTTCGTTACCTGGGTTAGGTAGTGGATTTAATGAAGAGGGAATCACAATAACGGGTGGTTCTACTACAGAACAACAAATTATAGGTTATATTGTTGAAGGTATGGTTGAGCATTACATTGATATAGATGCTCAGATTGTAAATAATTTAGGATCATCTTCTTTAAATCATCAAGCTTTGGTTGGTGGAGATGCTAATGTAGCCGCAATTAAATATACAGGAACTTCTTTAACAGGTGAATTAGGAAGAGATCCGATCACTGATCCTGAAAAAGCATTAGAACTTGTTGTGGATGGATTTGCTGCTGAATTCAATCAAAAATGGTTTCCAACTTATGGTTTTGCAAACACGTACGCTTTTATGGTGACACAAGAACTTGCAGATCAATATAATTTAGTTACCATTAGTGATTTGGAGGACGTAGCGGGTGAATTAAATGCTGGAGTAGACTCATCTTGGATCCAGCGTGAAGGAGACGGGTATGCTGCATTTCTAGATACTTATGGCTTTGATTTTAACCGTGTTTATCCTATGCAAATCGGATTAGTTTATAATGCATTACAAGCTGGAGAAATGGATGTTGTGCTAGGTTATTCAACAGATGGACGTATTAAAAGTTATGACTTAGTTGTGTTGGAAGATGATAAACAATTATTCCCTCCATATGACGCTAGTCCAGTTGCAACTTTTGAAGTATTAGAAGCCTATCCTGAATTAAATGAAGTATTATCAAAATTACAAAATTCTATAACGGATGAAAAAATGCAAGAATTAAATTATATTTCAGATAACAATTTAATTGAACCTAAAGTTGTAGCAGACGACTTTTTGAAAGAAAACAATTATTTTGAATCAGTTGAGGTAAACGAAGGAGGAGGCGAATAA
- a CDS encoding ABC transporter permease encodes MAQMNLWEQLIYYFSENGLYIWSQFFRHFLISIYGVIFAGIIGIPIGFWISRHGKLADWVVGAANVIQTVPSLAMLSILMLGLGLGVNTVITTVFLYSLLPIIKNTYAGVRSVDKNILDSGKGMGMTRWQLTYMVELPLALSIIMAGIRNAMVVGIGVTAIGTFIGAGGLGDIITRGVNVTDGGAIILAGAIPTALMAVISDLFLGWIEKKLNPTKSKKLLS; translated from the coding sequence ATGGCACAAATGAATTTATGGGAACAATTAATTTATTATTTTTCAGAAAATGGTCTTTATATTTGGAGCCAATTTTTTCGTCACTTCTTAATTTCGATTTATGGTGTGATTTTTGCAGGGATTATTGGAATTCCAATTGGTTTCTGGATTTCTCGACATGGAAAGTTAGCTGACTGGGTCGTTGGAGCAGCTAACGTCATTCAAACGGTCCCTTCGTTAGCCATGTTGTCTATCTTGATGTTAGGGTTGGGATTAGGTGTAAATACCGTTATTACAACAGTATTTTTATACTCATTACTCCCTATTATTAAAAATACGTACGCAGGAGTTCGAAGTGTGGACAAAAATATTTTGGATTCAGGTAAAGGTATGGGTATGACAAGATGGCAGCTAACCTATATGGTTGAACTTCCTTTAGCTTTATCGATCATTATGGCCGGAATTCGTAATGCTATGGTAGTCGGGATTGGTGTAACTGCAATCGGAACGTTTATTGGAGCCGGTGGTTTAGGTGATATTATTACTCGGGGCGTAAATGTAACCGATGGTGGAGCAATCATCCTCGCAGGTGCAATTCCAACTGCTTTAATGGCAGTTATCAGTGACCTCTTCTTAGGTTGGATCGAGAAAAAACTGAATCCAACAAAAAGTAAAAAATTACTATCTTAG
- a CDS encoding DegV family protein, with translation MDYKIIADSCCDLPLDFIKENDIEIINLIINLEGKDYIDDMGETFDRDAFFEALKNGAMATSSQINIGKFIEVFKMYVEKGQPAVFLGLSSALSGSYNNAVTAVEMLKEEYDEVNITVVDSKAACLGEGLLIYEAVNRKNAGQSLEEVVSWLEEYKMKLHSWVTVDDIRHLERSGRISSVSATLGSVLNVKPIIVMNEKGGLVPSAKVRGRKKSLHYLVNKTVEGIVDPEDQTLFIGHVGVQQEAEWIKKEIESKINVKDIQVYPYGPTIASHTGFGSIALFSFGEVRK, from the coding sequence ATGGATTATAAAATTATTGCAGATTCTTGTTGTGATTTGCCACTAGATTTTATAAAAGAAAATGATATAGAAATTATAAATTTAATTATCAATCTTGAAGGAAAAGATTATATAGACGACATGGGTGAAACATTTGACCGTGATGCCTTCTTTGAAGCTTTAAAGAATGGCGCAATGGCCACTAGTTCACAAATCAACATTGGTAAATTTATTGAAGTATTCAAAATGTATGTTGAGAAAGGTCAACCAGCTGTATTTTTAGGTTTATCTTCTGCATTAAGCGGTTCTTATAATAATGCTGTAACAGCAGTAGAAATGTTGAAAGAAGAATATGATGAAGTAAATATTACAGTAGTTGACTCTAAAGCGGCTTGTCTTGGTGAAGGCTTATTGATATATGAAGCTGTAAATCGAAAAAATGCAGGACAATCTTTAGAAGAAGTCGTGAGCTGGTTAGAAGAATATAAAATGAAACTTCATTCCTGGGTAACCGTAGATGATATTAGACATCTTGAGCGTAGTGGAAGAATCTCTTCAGTCTCTGCAACCCTTGGCAGTGTTTTAAATGTAAAACCTATCATAGTGATGAATGAAAAAGGTGGTTTAGTACCGAGTGCTAAAGTCAGAGGTAGAAAAAAATCGCTGCATTATTTAGTTAATAAAACAGTTGAAGGTATAGTAGATCCTGAAGACCAAACTCTTTTTATTGGACATGTCGGTGTTCAACAAGAAGCTGAATGGATCAAAAAGGAAATTGAATCTAAAATCAATGTTAAAGATATACAAGTATATCCTTATGGACCTACCATTGCTTCACATACAGGATTTGGCTCTATTGCATTATTCTCATTTGGTGAGGTAAGAAAATAA
- a CDS encoding V-type ATP synthase subunit I has translation MAIAKMKQMTLLAEQEKKDSLLKAVQELQKLEMVELSTLEDSEFLDYYSTDTAPQKRVEYEEKLKEIQATLNFLNQHISQPGMIAKLRKGREEYTLEELENHVFHSDLDHTIVELGKIEKRLVELDQMKKNLGEKEEFLRKWQNMTFNPNDLKTFQLMSGTVGSIASGNVENFEKEVESIENSYLEKIFHYKDEASYLVLVPKKLDSLMEEIFERFQLSRLSYPYKLTPLNELKVVLKEVSDLRKEEDKLKDTIKAFKEKAIDLQLGEEYYYNLVEREIGKTLLLNGSDLFILNGWLEEERIPELNSLLDEYVGKDGYVVIADEIKFKNYAKVPVVLKNNKLVKPFESITEMYSMPKYDDVDPTPFMMPFYFVFFGMMSADLGYGILLWAATLIGSKVFKFEKGMKNFVQLFHYLSYSVIAWGFIYGSFFGYDLPFQLLSITNDVITILILSVVFGFIQLVYGLLLNGGLKWRKQQRSSSYIDGTAWALILLGIGLLVINMVLWNNDLLQMISLVVIIANVIGIILVTMLASDNKVMGFGLGLYNIYGATNYVGDLVSYTRLMALGVSGGSIAVAFNSIVDIFPPVMKFTIGALLFIVLHALNIFLTYLSAYIHTIRLQYVEFFGKFYEGGGRSLNPFKTFEKHIYLKNRTNK, from the coding sequence ATGGCAATAGCTAAGATGAAACAAATGACACTTCTAGCTGAGCAAGAAAAAAAGGATTCTCTATTAAAAGCTGTACAAGAATTACAAAAGCTTGAAATGGTTGAATTGTCTACATTAGAAGACTCTGAATTTCTTGATTACTATTCAACGGATACAGCACCTCAAAAACGTGTTGAATATGAAGAAAAATTAAAAGAAATCCAAGCAACTCTAAATTTCTTGAATCAACATATTTCTCAACCAGGTATGATTGCTAAGTTGAGAAAAGGTCGCGAAGAGTATACTCTCGAAGAACTTGAAAATCATGTCTTTCATTCTGATCTTGACCACACTATTGTTGAGTTAGGAAAAATAGAAAAAAGACTGGTTGAATTAGATCAGATGAAAAAAAATCTTGGAGAAAAAGAAGAATTTCTTCGGAAATGGCAAAATATGACCTTTAATCCTAACGATTTAAAAACATTTCAATTAATGTCTGGAACAGTTGGAAGTATAGCTTCTGGTAACGTAGAGAACTTTGAAAAAGAAGTTGAATCGATAGAAAATAGTTATTTAGAAAAAATATTTCATTATAAAGATGAAGCATCCTATCTAGTATTAGTACCAAAAAAATTAGACTCGCTAATGGAAGAAATTTTTGAACGATTCCAATTATCCAGACTCTCTTATCCTTATAAACTAACGCCTCTAAATGAATTGAAAGTAGTACTTAAAGAAGTTAGTGATCTGCGCAAAGAAGAAGATAAATTAAAAGATACAATAAAAGCATTTAAAGAAAAAGCCATAGACCTCCAGCTTGGTGAAGAATATTATTATAATTTAGTTGAAAGAGAAATAGGAAAAACCTTATTACTAAATGGTAGTGATTTATTTATTTTGAATGGCTGGCTAGAAGAGGAACGAATTCCTGAATTGAACAGCCTTTTAGATGAATACGTTGGAAAAGATGGTTATGTCGTTATTGCAGATGAAATTAAATTTAAGAACTATGCTAAAGTGCCTGTAGTATTGAAAAACAATAAATTAGTTAAACCATTTGAAAGTATTACAGAAATGTATAGTATGCCTAAATACGATGACGTAGATCCTACCCCTTTCATGATGCCTTTTTACTTTGTCTTTTTCGGAATGATGAGTGCAGATTTAGGATATGGAATATTGCTTTGGGCAGCAACTTTAATTGGATCAAAAGTGTTCAAGTTTGAAAAGGGCATGAAAAACTTTGTCCAACTCTTTCACTATTTATCTTATTCAGTAATTGCTTGGGGATTTATTTATGGAAGTTTCTTTGGATACGATTTGCCTTTCCAATTATTGTCGATTACGAATGATGTCATTACTATTTTGATTTTGTCTGTAGTATTTGGATTTATCCAATTAGTTTATGGATTGCTTTTAAATGGTGGACTAAAATGGCGTAAACAACAAAGATCATCCAGTTATATTGATGGAACAGCTTGGGCTCTTATCCTATTAGGTATAGGTCTTTTAGTAATCAATATGGTACTTTGGAATAATGACCTTTTACAAATGATTTCTTTAGTCGTGATCATTGCCAATGTTATTGGGATTATATTGGTAACTATGCTGGCATCTGACAACAAAGTAATGGGTTTTGGACTAGGACTTTACAATATTTATGGAGCAACCAATTATGTTGGAGATTTAGTCAGTTATACTCGTTTAATGGCATTAGGAGTTTCTGGTGGGAGTATTGCGGTAGCGTTTAATTCTATTGTAGACATTTTCCCACCAGTAATGAAATTTACGATTGGTGCATTACTGTTTATCGTCTTACACGCATTAAATATTTTCTTGACCTACTTAAGTGCTTATATTCATACAATAAGACTTCAGTATGTTGAATTTTTCGGTAAATTTTATGAAGGTGGAGGACGATCATTAAATCCTTTTAAAACCTTCGAAAAACATATTTATTTAAAAAATAGAACCAACAAATAA
- a CDS encoding V-type ATP synthase subunit K: METFTSYLIENGGLVFAALGIAFATFFAGTGSAKGVGIAGEAAAALTTEQPEKFGQSLILMLLPGTQGLYGFVIAFLIFLNTGLDTSLAEGMYMFMASLPIAFTGLTSGVAQGRVAAAGIQILAKRPEHATKGIVYAAMVETYAILGFVISFLMIFNA, encoded by the coding sequence ATGGAAACTTTTACAAGTTATTTAATTGAAAACGGCGGATTAGTATTTGCAGCTTTAGGTATAGCTTTTGCTACATTCTTTGCAGGAACAGGTTCTGCTAAAGGGGTCGGAATTGCAGGGGAAGCAGCAGCTGCATTAACGACAGAACAACCTGAAAAATTCGGACAATCATTAATCTTAATGCTATTACCGGGAACTCAAGGTTTGTACGGTTTCGTTATCGCGTTTTTAATTTTCTTAAACACTGGTTTAGATACAAGTTTAGCTGAAGGTATGTATATGTTTATGGCTTCTCTACCAATTGCATTTACTGGATTAACTTCTGGTGTTGCACAAGGACGTGTTGCGGCTGCAGGTATCCAAATCTTAGCTAAAAGACCGGAACATGCGACTAAAGGGATTGTATATGCAGCCATGGTAGAAACGTACGCTATTTTAGGTTTTGTTATTTCATTCTTAATGATATTTAACGCTTAA